From Shewanella psychrophila, a single genomic window includes:
- a CDS encoding two component system response regulator codes for MTFGQYKAINILVVDDHSLIFDGLCSCLAPYSELNLVGFVEDGLAVYEQCLKLTPDLVFMDLKLPGMSGFDVIRQLRQRWPEMMIIVLTATVEEKSAREALDVGANGYVLKNSSKSTLLAAIKSVSKGKTFIDPSLDEQQVEALIGAVDGDMPMLTPREQQVLKLICEGRRNRDIAEDLVIGLKTVETHRMNLMRKLNAHNVAELMRWAQRLGS; via the coding sequence ATGACGTTTGGCCAGTACAAGGCGATAAATATATTGGTAGTAGACGACCATTCGTTAATTTTTGATGGATTATGTAGCTGCTTAGCCCCATATTCCGAGTTGAATTTGGTGGGATTTGTTGAAGATGGTTTAGCTGTGTATGAGCAATGTTTAAAGTTAACACCGGATCTGGTATTTATGGATCTTAAATTACCGGGCATGAGTGGCTTCGATGTTATCCGTCAGTTACGTCAACGTTGGCCGGAAATGATGATCATTGTGCTGACAGCTACCGTTGAGGAGAAGAGTGCCCGTGAGGCATTGGATGTCGGAGCCAATGGCTACGTACTAAAAAACAGTTCGAAAAGTACCTTATTAGCGGCAATTAAATCAGTCAGTAAAGGCAAGACTTTTATCGACCCGAGTCTGGACGAGCAACAAGTTGAAGCCCTGATCGGTGCCGTCGATGGTGATATGCCGATGTTGACTCCGAGAGAACAACAAGTGCTCAAGTTGATCTGTGAGGGGCGTCGCAACCGGGATATCGCAGAAGATTTAGTCATAGGTTTGAAGACGGTTGAAACCCATCGAATGAATTTAATGCGCAAACTCAACGCACATAATGTGGCCGAATTGATGCGTTGGGCCCAAAGGTTGGGCTCTTAG
- a CDS encoding two component system sensor kinase produces MMKIKWKASLVTKLTVSFTAVLVSLWLMIEYQAYSNTFSRTLHRAQIAYGELSDLRSQVSNTLFSDARYDARQLDKQLHQFSSMNEINAQGIVAHYFPLAENPNKENDTLSMWIAQTFGNAGQHRYLDSFIYKPHKGIAIYADSNADEEYFQVRLEEIKQLTSKKSLDGYRWGAPILDKRSGDYHLIFSYSSDPANPDAPQVGFGINLVSVTDLNNSLGPGDVSFFMTPEGELFSKSVLALSPETINTLKHEFNSSHPDNEKRVLHPLGEYYVIKDHIYGPGWQQITLISNDFLKDMALTPFFAELPWSLLSLAFMSFILLNVLRINFAKPIGHFVSIINSDSQPTLERRLPVDRKDELGQIAKAYNHLLDTVKENYDVLEKKVETRTHELAIATEEAEKANKRKTEHLTNISHEIRTPLNGITGSLELLRNTELTTKQMDLRDTAYNCANSLLAIINNLLDFSRIEADQIELNYQLYPVLTLADNAMITIQSRIVNKPISLECIVNANVPEKALLDPLRVRQILVNLLGNAAKFTEEGYILLRIEVVENHLYFSIEDTGDGINIQDQQRIFEPFAQSCHHQPGTGLGLPISSKLAQKMQGQLTMFSTLGKGSTFVLDLPLSQATAPLALPDDTITAPLALHKQLALWGIKPIEGDNEELDNPELNHLPARLWQRLHEIRHDLPRKQSSHTLALLPWRLKILLVDDVDTNRDIIGKMLLELGQQVFSVSSGEAALQKGMCHIFDLVLMDIRMPGLDGYQTTRKWRESEDILDTECPIFALTANANPMEHDIIRAAGMNSYLTKPVSLKQLNMALEGAADLQLDRDMPLVINTDIDTPMIDVSHTDLNQRLAAHLTDMVEQAKLHINQEEWKPLSDVLHTIKGSAGLAGIKNISEVAADLEVALEAEACLNLEEFAPLEALIQALNSETNT; encoded by the coding sequence ATGATGAAGATAAAATGGAAAGCCTCACTGGTCACCAAACTCACAGTATCATTTACCGCCGTCCTCGTCAGTCTCTGGCTCATGATTGAATACCAAGCTTACAGCAACACCTTTTCCCGCACCCTCCACCGAGCTCAGATAGCCTACGGTGAACTAAGTGACTTGAGGTCTCAGGTAAGTAACACCCTATTTTCCGATGCCCGCTATGATGCTCGTCAACTCGATAAGCAGTTACATCAATTCTCATCCATGAATGAGATCAATGCCCAAGGAATAGTCGCTCATTATTTTCCTCTGGCAGAAAACCCTAATAAAGAAAATGACACCTTAAGCATGTGGATTGCCCAGACTTTTGGTAATGCGGGCCAACACAGATATTTAGATAGCTTCATCTATAAGCCTCATAAAGGGATCGCTATTTATGCGGACTCCAATGCAGACGAAGAGTATTTTCAGGTAAGGCTCGAAGAGATAAAACAACTGACGAGTAAAAAATCCCTCGATGGTTATCGTTGGGGAGCCCCCATTCTTGATAAAAGATCCGGTGATTATCACCTCATATTCAGTTATTCCAGTGATCCGGCTAATCCTGACGCTCCCCAGGTAGGTTTTGGGATAAACCTAGTCTCAGTTACGGATCTCAATAATTCATTAGGGCCTGGGGATGTCAGTTTTTTCATGACACCGGAAGGTGAACTATTCTCTAAATCTGTGTTGGCCTTGTCACCTGAGACCATCAATACCTTAAAACACGAGTTTAACAGCAGCCACCCAGATAATGAAAAGCGGGTTCTACATCCCTTAGGTGAATACTATGTGATTAAAGATCATATTTATGGCCCTGGATGGCAACAAATCACATTGATATCAAATGATTTTCTGAAAGATATGGCCTTAACCCCCTTCTTCGCGGAATTGCCCTGGTCACTCCTCTCTCTGGCCTTTATGTCTTTCATCTTGCTCAATGTGTTGCGCATCAATTTTGCCAAACCTATTGGCCACTTTGTCAGCATAATTAACAGTGACAGCCAACCGACCTTAGAGCGGCGCCTCCCCGTAGACAGAAAAGATGAATTAGGTCAGATAGCCAAGGCCTATAATCACTTATTGGATACGGTCAAAGAAAATTATGATGTACTCGAAAAGAAAGTCGAAACAAGAACCCATGAACTGGCCATTGCCACCGAGGAAGCGGAAAAGGCTAATAAACGTAAGACTGAACATTTAACCAATATTAGTCACGAAATCCGCACCCCACTCAATGGCATAACCGGTTCATTGGAACTGCTGCGTAATACCGAGCTCACCACTAAACAGATGGATCTCAGAGACACGGCTTATAACTGTGCAAATTCCCTGTTAGCCATTATCAATAACTTGCTCGACTTTTCCCGCATAGAAGCCGATCAAATTGAGTTAAATTATCAACTCTATCCCGTGTTGACACTGGCCGACAATGCCATGATCACCATACAAAGCAGAATTGTAAACAAGCCCATTTCACTGGAATGCATCGTTAACGCTAATGTCCCGGAAAAAGCACTACTGGACCCCTTAAGAGTGAGACAGATCTTAGTCAATCTACTGGGAAATGCGGCCAAATTCACGGAGGAAGGTTATATTTTATTGCGTATAGAGGTTGTTGAAAACCATCTCTATTTCAGCATTGAAGACACAGGTGATGGCATAAACATTCAAGATCAGCAACGAATATTCGAACCCTTTGCTCAAAGCTGTCACCACCAACCTGGCACAGGACTTGGTTTACCCATATCGTCTAAACTCGCCCAGAAGATGCAAGGTCAGTTAACCATGTTTAGCACCTTAGGCAAAGGCAGCACCTTTGTGTTAGATCTGCCCCTGTCTCAAGCCACAGCCCCCTTAGCCTTACCAGACGATACCATCACAGCACCACTTGCCCTGCACAAACAGTTAGCATTATGGGGAATTAAACCGATAGAGGGTGATAATGAGGAGTTAGATAACCCTGAGCTTAATCACCTGCCCGCCCGCCTCTGGCAACGTCTACATGAGATACGCCACGACTTGCCTCGCAAACAAAGCAGTCATACGTTGGCTCTGCTCCCCTGGAGGCTAAAAATTCTGCTGGTGGATGATGTGGATACTAATCGGGATATTATCGGCAAGATGTTACTCGAGTTGGGTCAACAAGTATTCAGTGTCAGCAGCGGTGAGGCGGCATTGCAAAAAGGAATGTGCCATATCTTCGATCTGGTATTGATGGATATCCGCATGCCCGGACTCGATGGGTATCAAACCACACGAAAGTGGCGTGAAAGTGAAGATATTCTGGACACCGAATGCCCTATTTTTGCCCTCACTGCAAACGCTAACCCTATGGAGCATGACATCATTCGAGCCGCAGGGATGAACAGCTACTTGACTAAGCCTGTATCATTGAAGCAGTTAAATATGGCACTTGAAGGGGCGGCAGATCTGCAACTGGATCGTGATATGCCTCTGGTCATCAATACCGATATCGACACACCTATGATCGATGTCTCCCACACCGATCTAAATCAGCGACTGGCCGCTCATTTAACCGATATGGTCGAGCAAGCCAAACTGCATATTAATCAAGAAGAATGGAAACCCCTCAGTGATGTACTGCATACGATTAAAGGCAGCGCGGGTCTGGCGGGAATAAAAAACATTTCTGAAGTTGCTGCCGACTTAGAGGTCGCCCTGGAAGCCGAAGCGTGTTTAAATTTGGAGGAGTTTGCGCCCCTTGAGGCGCTAATTCAGGCATTAAACAGCGAGACAAACACATGA
- a CDS encoding LexA family protein produces MKMIPISASAGITGFESPATDYKQLPLSLDELLVEHPSATFIGQASGSSMQNVGIYDGDILIVDRHVKVQNQDIIVANYNGNFVCKIIDTKRRMLLSASDEHQPVVIHEYDQFSVEGIVVRSIRCHRPSPLLIKGLAVESAIN; encoded by the coding sequence ATCAAAATGATCCCCATCTCAGCCAGTGCGGGAATAACCGGCTTCGAAAGCCCGGCTACCGATTACAAACAATTGCCTTTAAGTCTGGATGAGCTGCTCGTTGAGCATCCTAGCGCCACTTTTATCGGTCAAGCCAGTGGTAGCTCGATGCAAAATGTGGGAATTTATGACGGCGACATTCTCATCGTCGACAGGCATGTAAAAGTACAAAACCAGGACATAATAGTGGCGAATTATAATGGCAACTTTGTCTGCAAAATTATTGACACCAAAAGACGAATGTTACTCTCGGCTAGCGATGAACACCAACCTGTGGTCATACATGAGTACGATCAATTCAGTGTCGAAGGTATCGTCGTACGGTCTATACGCTGTCATCGACCCAGTCCTCTACTGATAAAGGGGCTAGCCGTCGAGTCAGCAATTAACTAA
- a CDS encoding Y-family DNA polymerase → MFALVDANSFYCSAEQVFRPEWRGRPIVVLSNNDGCIVAANRQAVDAGVPKFEPYFKIKALCDRLGIIALSSNYELYGSLSTSMMEIIGRFAPDQHVYSIDESFLSFKHCYPAIPCLVKHGEALRRAVWKETRLPVSVGMGETLTLAKVANHAAKKLADYNGVCVIDNSAQRKAILSQIKPNHIWGVGRRLSKKLDLMGIKSAYALSQMAPGLARKQFSIEMECTVRELNGEPCKGWDQARADKQQIFSTRSMGERITDSNSLQQALSKHVGIATSKAREQGSLCSVLLIFASNSPFDEQPTGFKLTHRFAYPTNDTGEITQIVTQIAKQQFKAGVRYYKVGVGLIDLISESHNQLDLFASPRNPALMQVYDSLNHRYGSDSMFMAAQGITAKWHMRREYLTPQYTTSWQDIPRIYC, encoded by the coding sequence ATGTTCGCTCTCGTCGATGCTAATTCATTCTACTGCAGTGCCGAGCAGGTGTTCCGCCCCGAGTGGCGTGGCCGCCCTATTGTGGTCCTGTCGAACAACGACGGCTGTATCGTCGCCGCCAACCGTCAAGCCGTCGATGCCGGGGTCCCTAAGTTTGAACCTTACTTCAAAATTAAGGCTCTTTGTGACCGCTTAGGTATTATCGCCTTAAGTTCGAACTATGAACTCTATGGCTCACTGTCCACCAGCATGATGGAGATAATTGGTCGTTTTGCACCGGATCAGCATGTCTACAGCATAGATGAATCGTTTCTGTCGTTTAAACATTGTTATCCTGCCATACCTTGCTTAGTCAAGCACGGTGAGGCATTGCGGCGTGCAGTATGGAAGGAAACTCGCTTACCTGTATCCGTTGGCATGGGAGAGACCTTAACCTTAGCTAAGGTAGCAAACCACGCCGCTAAGAAGCTCGCTGACTACAATGGGGTCTGTGTCATCGATAACTCAGCCCAACGAAAGGCGATTCTCTCCCAGATAAAGCCCAATCATATCTGGGGCGTAGGGAGGCGCTTATCCAAGAAGCTGGATTTGATGGGAATAAAATCGGCCTATGCACTGTCTCAAATGGCACCGGGACTGGCCAGAAAACAGTTCAGTATCGAGATGGAGTGTACGGTGCGAGAACTCAACGGTGAGCCGTGTAAGGGCTGGGATCAAGCCAGAGCCGATAAACAACAGATCTTTTCGACCCGTAGCATGGGAGAGAGGATCACAGATTCAAACTCCCTGCAGCAAGCCCTCAGTAAACATGTCGGTATCGCCACCAGCAAGGCAAGGGAGCAAGGTTCATTGTGCTCAGTACTGCTTATTTTCGCCTCCAACTCCCCTTTCGATGAGCAGCCAACAGGCTTTAAACTCACTCACAGGTTTGCTTATCCCACTAATGACACAGGTGAAATAACCCAAATAGTAACTCAAATAGCCAAGCAACAATTTAAAGCAGGGGTTCGCTATTACAAGGTAGGAGTCGGTCTCATCGATCTCATCAGTGAGTCACATAATCAGCTGGATCTGTTTGCCTCACCGAGAAACCCAGCGTTAATGCAGGTTTATGATTCCCTCAATCACAGATACGGCTCCGACTCTATGTTTATGGCGGCACAAGGTATCACTGCAAAGTGGCACATGAGACGAGAATATCTCACACCTCAATACACCACCAGCTGGCAAGACATCCCCAGGATCTATTGCTAA
- a CDS encoding transposase produces MPTPRKALVSLEDTPYYHCVSRCVRRAYLCGVDHYSGQSYEHRRDWVESRLLELAGVFAVEVCAYTVMGNHLHVVLCIDKEQALAWTDNEVLVQWHKLFKGTLLTQSFVNGDDLNAYELKTVKDSTFEYRQRLMDISWFMRALNEPIARKANFEDNCKGRFWEGRFKSQALLDEAAVLACMAYVDLNPIRAGIAKTPETSDFTSIQQRIKSALVGEQPNHLFPFIDNERKNMPKGLCFSVEEYLKLVDDTGRIIRNDKRGSISESSRHTLHRLNIPEQNWLKITSEFTRLFKGPVGTLQELSRYCDHLERKRRQGAANCHKWLDSA; encoded by the coding sequence ATGCCTACACCAAGAAAAGCACTGGTTAGTTTAGAGGATACTCCCTATTATCACTGCGTATCTCGTTGTGTTAGAAGAGCTTATTTGTGTGGTGTAGATCATTATAGCGGTCAATCTTATGAGCATAGGCGTGACTGGGTCGAAAGTCGATTGCTAGAATTAGCTGGAGTGTTTGCTGTTGAAGTTTGTGCTTATACAGTAATGGGTAACCATTTACATGTGGTGTTGTGTATCGACAAAGAACAAGCATTAGCCTGGACAGACAATGAGGTATTAGTTCAATGGCATAAGCTATTTAAGGGAACGTTATTGACCCAAAGCTTTGTTAATGGGGATGATCTTAATGCCTATGAGCTGAAAACAGTTAAGGACAGTACCTTTGAATATCGCCAACGCTTGATGGACATATCTTGGTTTATGCGCGCTTTGAATGAGCCAATAGCGAGAAAAGCCAACTTTGAGGATAACTGCAAAGGCAGATTTTGGGAGGGGAGGTTTAAGTCTCAAGCACTTTTAGACGAAGCGGCTGTATTGGCCTGTATGGCTTATGTTGATTTGAACCCTATACGAGCGGGCATTGCTAAGACTCCTGAAACCTCTGATTTTACCAGTATTCAGCAACGTATAAAGTCGGCCTTAGTAGGTGAACAACCCAATCACTTATTTCCGTTTATCGATAACGAACGAAAGAATATGCCTAAAGGGCTATGTTTTAGCGTAGAAGAATACTTAAAGTTAGTCGATGACACTGGTCGTATCATTCGTAACGATAAACGCGGTTCCATCAGTGAAAGCTCACGACATACTCTACATAGGCTCAATATCCCGGAACAGAATTGGCTAAAAATAACGTCAGAGTTTACTCGGTTGTTTAAGGGGCCTGTGGGGACTTTACAAGAACTAAGTCGTTACTGTGATCATTTAGAAAGAAAGCGCAGGCAAGGGGCGGCTAACTGTCATAAATGGTTAGATAGCGCCTAG
- a CDS encoding antibiotic biosynthesis monooxygenase family protein, whose amino-acid sequence MYIVANRIPVSVDWQDEFENRFRQRVGQIDKQAGFVSMQILKPISEGAPYVVFTTWQDEAAFEAWIHSEDFKLSHQHPLPKEAFTGRPMIEKHQVVIST is encoded by the coding sequence ATGTATATTGTTGCGAACCGTATTCCGGTGTCGGTGGATTGGCAGGATGAGTTTGAAAATAGGTTCCGTCAGCGTGTTGGTCAAATTGATAAACAAGCTGGCTTTGTTTCCATGCAGATCTTGAAACCTATTAGTGAGGGCGCACCTTATGTCGTTTTTACCACTTGGCAAGATGAAGCGGCTTTTGAGGCGTGGATCCACAGTGAGGATTTTAAGCTATCTCATCAACATCCTTTACCCAAGGAAGCGTTTACCGGTAGGCCTATGATTGAAAAGCATCAGGTGGTGATATCGACTTAA